The following proteins are co-located in the Silene latifolia isolate original U9 population chromosome 1, ASM4854445v1, whole genome shotgun sequence genome:
- the LOC141613697 gene encoding uncharacterized protein LOC141613697 isoform X1, with translation MSDPILGGVKAGVGYFDTLVVKRIQEYLKFIGSYDDNMTALIKELNILCAKKLDLDTKVMEEMANPRKMTRVTATWRKSLMELIEGEQMKKLMKEERVMKEERVAEIVVKMIERPLLRKLWEEDREIFDIFVHVVKKKCSPQVVSGEVDVEEDADYTKVAKIASNVLKDIAEEFKEFIKKDDTTVAVVKLLTDDDLEKLRRDGDEMDEMLRKAEDFILNEVELNDHNEEELPLLKHDKDVQLVNESIINEKVGGWRRRMGSLMTFLDDENFKKGLPEGAMLGLEVMDALSKRSGSEEVKENGNSHRYRGCCVVRLKGYRHRHDMSVLAEIMVEAIKPMIDGCPLGSGPLTRHKRPDELENILGDFMEGFESREAILRKILIDLKDDQVNIIGVYGMGGCGKTTLAKEVAYKRATDLFDTRVVVEVSEVPNIKGIQNQIAGGIGLTLEDMLTIAERARILYNQLKSEKKKILIILDNVWKKLKLDEVGIPYKTTKDFCCKLLITTREKRVCSLMDVQEANMFEVGLLNEREALKLFEKQAEKKVGSGEFKDVADRLLRKCGGLPLAITTTASALKGKNLRMWSHFAETSEKPISSQISSEYRETYSILETSYKLVDIEEKMIFLFLACLSPLDLAITVDDLMRYGIGLDLFQRVNSVSEATEQANAWANELISSSLLLKGDSNGEVKIHDLVRASAISFIDKGKERMTLVESIPRWMCKETFKKFRAISLMSGHDFSQLSGVKAPLLEILLLKGDVSLTTLPSDFFEGMKNLKVVSLSNVNFNMGLPESVGELERLQTLHLHNCMLKDIKLIGKLVSLLVLSLRGSTLEELAIEIGELCNLRLLDIEGCKGMKRIPANILSRLSHLEGLYMLNGFDGWASTNIEVNDEDGSCQASGSELDRLSHLNVLEMEVSKTEQLLTVNNGQLMEQLGKFKIRVRNPDGSHEELPVFRNVMELIDIVPSPNSGLRALLKKTECLVLRDCLRLTKNAVPELDEDGFKDLKYLKVQICDMKSLISSNEQNESMVFANLEILELECMNNLEMICDGKVPAGIFSNLRRLNLTELPTLERGLCLTSGLLQLNEVSVESCRSLKFIAYKDAKTAIDETKVDMFPCLKSLDLSWASRLSSVMGQSGNEEFALFNAESKYPSLENFKLWGNYAIQTLWSRTNYVSSFQVLKVLHLYFCSGLQSLGSPSMFAALIQLEELQIFNCDSLQEVISKEIEGEEILEKVINFPKLKRLSLLNCCKMERFYRGSYNLKFPNLKSLHLACNDKFTNFDGLENSTTLFSDKIVFPYLEELNVHEGSNQVLKLWNWSSSVVQGESESGSISFNPVPNLQILTLGGVIGLVSIPHSVTHKLSHLNVNKFNYIKSLFSVSAVGEEALCTYSQLPGLKNLSVGNCESLEQLFETEDGDTQILCESLIEMTLKKMPELKIFSLHLLKNIHTLSIAGLSWKYVFSADLFIKGKEQLQLLENLNIDYCDSMEVIIMDELVGDGEESVYSFSSLKILKLERLDITKFASKPNTGIQFPSLESIEMKRCANIQSFWSGSFMAPKLKQVQLEGCGNMQCFLSEKRNVVRELSFLETVEISKCASLLSFTPQPLIAPKLHHVALDWCHKMKWFIRGDPNNNDIVKLPSLESVSITCCQRMKSFSSGGMEAPKLCELKVQDQDYSKSANEELQSMLANLPSYSEREEEEEEEEEEYTDGDKELEELRTEEQGKDKSQEEQGKDKSQEEQSMK, from the exons ATGTCTGACCCGATATTAGGCGGTGTCAAAGCTGGGGTGGGTTATTTTGATACATTGGTTGTCAAGAGAATCCAAGAGTATCTCAAGTTTATCGGGAGTTATGATGATAACATGACTGCTCTGATAAAGGAGCTTAACATTTTGTGCGCGAAGAAGCTGGACCTTGATACAAAAGTGATGGAAGAAATGGCTAATCCGCGGAAGATGACAAGAGTGACTGCCACTTGGCGGAAGAGTTTAATGGAGTTGATTGAGGGGGAACAAATGAAGAAGCTTATGAAAGAAGAAAGGGTTATGAAAGAAGAAAGGGTGGCTGAAATTGTGGTGAAGATGATAGAACGTCCTCTTTTGAGGAAGTTATGGGAAGAGGATAGAGAGATTTTTGACATTTTTGTCCATGTGGTGAAGAAGAAGTGCAGTCCACAGGTTGTTAGTGGAGAAGTTGATGTTGAGGAGGATGCTGATTACACGAAAGTCGCCAAGATAGCTAGCAATGTTTTGAAGGATATTGCTGAAGAATTTAAGGAGTTCATAAAAAAGGATGACACGACGGTTGCTGTGGTTAAGCTGTTAACCGATGATGATCTAGAGAAGCTCAGGAGAGACGGGGACGAGATGGATGAGATGTTGCGTAAAGCAGAGGATTTCATTCTAAACGAGGTTGAGCTTAATGATCATAATGAAGAGGAATTACCACTCCTTAAACATGACAAGGATGTCCAACTAGTTAATGAAAGTATCATCAATGAGAAAGTTGGAGGTTGGCGTAGACGTATGGGGAGCTTGATGACTTTTCTGGATGACGAGAACTTCAAGAAGGGATTGCCAGAAGGTGCAATGCTAGGGTTGGAAGTCATGGATGCTTTGAGCAAGCGTTCGGGGTCTGAGGAGGTTAAAGAAAATGGCAATTCACACAGGTACCGTGGCTGTTGTGTCGTTCGACTCAAAGGTTATCGTCATCGTCATGATATGAGTGTATTAGCTGAAATTATGGTTGAGGCTATAAAGCCTATGATTGATGGGTGTCCCCTTGGTTCGGGTCCTTTAACGAGACATAAAAGACCAGATGAACTCGAAAATATTCTCGGTGACTTCATGGAGGGCTTCGAGTCCAGAGAAGCAATTCTGCGGAAAATATTGATAGATTTAAAAGATGATCAAGTTAACATTATTGGTGTATATGGCATGGGCGGTTGCG GAAAAACAACTCTGGCAAAAGAAGTTGCCTACAAAAGAGCTACTGATTTATTCGATACAAGAGTAGTGGTAGAGGTTTCCGAAGTTCCAAATATTAAAGGCATTCAGAATCAAATCGCTGGAGGAATTGGCTTGACATTGGAAGATATGCTCACTATAGCTGAACGAGCGCGCATTCTTTATAATCAACTGAAGTCAGAGAAAAAGAAAATACTGATAATCCTTGACAACGTATGGAAGAAACTTAAGTTAGATGAAGTGGGAATTCCTTACAAAACTACTAAAGATTTCTGTTGTAAACTCTTGATTACAACAAGGGAAAAACGGGTGTGTAGCCTTATGGATGTCCAGGAAGCTAATATGTTTGAGGTGGGTTTATTGAACGAAAGAGAAGCcttaaaactttttgaaaaacAAGCTGAAAAGAAAGTGGGTAGTGGAGAATTCAAAGACGTGGCAGATAGATTATTGAGGAAGTGTGGTGGGTTACCTCTAGCAATTACCACGACAGCGAGTGCCTTAAAGGGTAAAAATCTGCGAATGTGGTCTCATTTTGCTGAGACATCCGAAAAGCCTATCTCGAGTCAAATTAGTAGTGAGTATCGTGAGACATACTCAATTCTTGAAACAAGTTACAAGCTTGTTGATATAGAAGAAAAAATGATTTTTCTATTTCTTGCTTGTTTATCTCCGCTCGATTTGGCTATAACAGTGGATGACTTGATGAGATATGGTATTGGGTTAGATTTATTTCAACGTGTCAATAGTGTTTCAGAAGCCACGGAGCAGGCAAATGCGTGGGCTAACGAACTTATTTCATCGTCATTGTTATTAAAAGGTGATTCTAATGGTGAAGTCAAGATTCATGATCTTGTTCGTGCATCTGCTATCTCATTTATTGACAAAG GCAAAGAGCGCATGACCTTAGTTGAAAGTATCCCTCGATGGATGTGTAAGGAGACGTTTAAGAAATTCAGAGCCATATCATTGATGTCTGGTCATGATTTTTCTCAACTGTCTGGAGTAAAAGCTCCTCTGCTTGAAATTTTGTTATTAAAAGGCGACGTATCCCTAACAACTCTaccttctgatttcttcgaaggaaTGAAGAATTTAAAGGTTGTAAGTCTATCAAATGTAAACTTTAATATGGGATTACCAGAATCAGTGGGGGAATTGGAGCGTCTACAAACATTGCATTTGCACAACTGTATGTTGAAAGACATTAAATTGATTGGTAAGTTGGTGAGCCTTCTTGTTCTTAGCTTGCGCGGATCAACGTTGGAAGAATTAGCCATTGAAATTGGGGAATTGTGCAATCTTCGGTTGTTGGATATAGAAGGGTGCAAGGGTATGAAAAGGATCCCGGCTAATATATTATCCCGTTTATCTCATTTAGAAGGTCTTTACATGCTCAATGGTTTTGACGGTTGGGCATCTACAAATATCGAAGTTAACGATGAAGATGGGTCTTGCCAGGCAAGTGGAAGTGAACTAGACAGGTTGTCTCACCTTAATGTTCTTGAAATGGAGGTATCTAAAACTGAACAATTGTTGACCGTGAATAATGGCCAGCTGATGGAGCAACTGGGGAAGTTCAAAATACGTGTTCGCAATCCTGACGGAAGTCACGAAGAATTACCTGTGTTCCGTAATGTTATGGAGCTGATTGATATAGTTCCAAGTCCAAACAGTGGGTTAAGAGCGTTGCTAAAAAAAACCGAGTGTTTGGTACTAAGAGATTGTCTTAGGCTCACCAAGAATGCTGTCCCTGAGTTGGACGAGGACGGTTTTAAGGACTTGAAGTATTTGAAAGTTCAAATTTGTGATATGAAATCTCTAATCAGCTCAAATGAACAAAATGAGTCAATGGTATTTGCAAATCTGGAGATTTTGGAGCTAGAATGTATGAACAACTTAGAGATGATATGTGATGGGAAAGTTCCAGCAGGAATATTCTCTAATCTCCGTCGACTCAATTTAACTGAGTTGCCCACCTTGGAACGTGGGTTGTGTTTGACTTCCGGTTTGCTTCAGTTGAATGAGGTTTCTGTTGAATCCTGTCGATCATTGAAATTCATTGCTTACAAGGATGCAAAAACAGCAATAGACGAGACAAAAGTTGATATGTTTCCTTGTTTGAAATCACTTGACCTAAGCTGGGCCTCTAGACTATCCAGCGTGATGGGGCAGTCAGGAAATGAGGAGTTTGCTCTCTTCAATGCAGAA AGCAAATATCCATCTCTTGAGAATTTCAAATTGTGGGGTAATTATGCAATTCAGACACTCTGGAGTAGAACAAATTACGTTTCCAGCTTTCAAGTTTTGAAGGTTCTACATCTTTATTTTTGTTCCGGGTTGCAGAGCTTAGGTTCTCCATCTATGTTTGCTGCACTTATCCAACTTGAAGAACTGCAGATATTTAACTGTGACAGTTTACAAGAAGTCATAAGCAAAGAGATAGAAGGGGAGGAAATTCTTGAAAAAGTGATTAATTTTCCCAAATTGAAACGTCTGTCCTTGTTAAATTGTTGTAAAATGGAAAGGTTCTATAGAGGAAGTTATAATCTTAAGTTCCCTAATCTGAAATCACTGCATTTGGCATGCAACGATAAATTCACTAATTTTGACGGGTTAGAAAACTCAACCACCCTATTCTCTGATAAG ATTGTATTTCCATACCTAGAGGAATTGAACGTACATGAAGGGTCAAACCAAGTTTTGAAGCTATGGAATTGGTCATCATCAGTTGTGCAAGGAGAAAGTGAAAGCGGTAGTATCTCATTTAACCCTGTTCCAAACTTGCAAATATTAACACTTGGTGGGGTCATTGGGTTGGTGTCCATTCCTCATTCGGTGACTCATAAGTTGTCCCACTTGAATGTCAATAAATTCAACTATATCAAATCCCTATTCTCGGTTTCGGCAGTAGGTGAGGAGGCCTTATGTACATATTCACAACTTCCAGGCTTAAAAAACCTTTCTGTTGGTAATTGTGAGTCATTGGAACAATTGTTTGAAACCGAAGACGGTGATACTCAAATATTATGTGAAAGTCTAATAGAAATGACATTAAAAAAAATGCCAGAACTGAAGATTTTCTCCTTGCATTTACTCAAAAATATTCACACCCTCTCTATTGCTGGATTAAGTTGGAAATATGTATTTTCAGCTGATCTATTCATTAAGGGTAAAGAACAACTCCAACTCCTCGAAAATCTCAATATTGACTACTGTGATAGCATGGAAGTAATAATCATGGATGAGCTAGTGGGTGATGGCGAAGAAAGCGTTTATAGTTTTTCTAGCCTTAAGATCCTAAAGTTAGAGCGTTTGGATATCACCAAGTTTGCCTCCAAACCAAACACTGGAATACAATTTCCATCACTTGAGAGTATTGAAATGAAGAGATGTGCTAATATACAATCATTTTGGTCAGGATCCTTTATGGCTCCAAAACTAAAACAAGTGCAACTAGAAGGTTGTGGTAATATGCAGTGTTTTCTGTCTGAAAAAAGGAATGTAGTTCGAGAACTGTCATTTTTAGAGACGGTGGAGATTAGTAAGTGTGCAAGTCTATTGTCATTCACCCCCCAGCCTTTAATTGCGCCTAAACTGCATCATGTGGCTCTAGATTGGTGCCACAAAATGAAGTGGTTTATACGCGGAGATCCAAATAATAATGATATTGTGAAATTGCCGTCCTTGGAGAGTGTTTCTATTACATGCTGCCAACGTATGAAATCCTTCTCATCAGGAGGAATGGAAGCTCCCAAACTATGTGAATTGAAAGTTCAAGATCAGGACTATTCAAAGTCTGCAAATGAGGAGCTGCAATCTATGTTGGCGAACCTGCCCAGCTATTCCGAAAG agaagaagaagaagaagaagaagaagaagaatacaCTGATGGAGATAAAGAGCTGGAGGAGCTACGCACTGAAGAGCAAGGCAAGGACAAATCGCAAGAAGAGCAAGGCAAGGACAAATCCCAAGAAgaacaaagcatgaaatga
- the LOC141613697 gene encoding uncharacterized protein LOC141613697 isoform X2, protein MEEMANPRKMTRVTATWRKSLMELIEGEQMKKLMKEERVMKEERVAEIVVKMIERPLLRKLWEEDREIFDIFVHVVKKKCSPQVVSGEVDVEEDADYTKVAKIASNVLKDIAEEFKEFIKKDDTTVAVVKLLTDDDLEKLRRDGDEMDEMLRKAEDFILNEVELNDHNEEELPLLKHDKDVQLVNESIINEKVGGWRRRMGSLMTFLDDENFKKGLPEGAMLGLEVMDALSKRSGSEEVKENGNSHRYRGCCVVRLKGYRHRHDMSVLAEIMVEAIKPMIDGCPLGSGPLTRHKRPDELENILGDFMEGFESREAILRKILIDLKDDQVNIIGVYGMGGCGKTTLAKEVAYKRATDLFDTRVVVEVSEVPNIKGIQNQIAGGIGLTLEDMLTIAERARILYNQLKSEKKKILIILDNVWKKLKLDEVGIPYKTTKDFCCKLLITTREKRVCSLMDVQEANMFEVGLLNEREALKLFEKQAEKKVGSGEFKDVADRLLRKCGGLPLAITTTASALKGKNLRMWSHFAETSEKPISSQISSEYRETYSILETSYKLVDIEEKMIFLFLACLSPLDLAITVDDLMRYGIGLDLFQRVNSVSEATEQANAWANELISSSLLLKGDSNGEVKIHDLVRASAISFIDKGKERMTLVESIPRWMCKETFKKFRAISLMSGHDFSQLSGVKAPLLEILLLKGDVSLTTLPSDFFEGMKNLKVVSLSNVNFNMGLPESVGELERLQTLHLHNCMLKDIKLIGKLVSLLVLSLRGSTLEELAIEIGELCNLRLLDIEGCKGMKRIPANILSRLSHLEGLYMLNGFDGWASTNIEVNDEDGSCQASGSELDRLSHLNVLEMEVSKTEQLLTVNNGQLMEQLGKFKIRVRNPDGSHEELPVFRNVMELIDIVPSPNSGLRALLKKTECLVLRDCLRLTKNAVPELDEDGFKDLKYLKVQICDMKSLISSNEQNESMVFANLEILELECMNNLEMICDGKVPAGIFSNLRRLNLTELPTLERGLCLTSGLLQLNEVSVESCRSLKFIAYKDAKTAIDETKVDMFPCLKSLDLSWASRLSSVMGQSGNEEFALFNAESKYPSLENFKLWGNYAIQTLWSRTNYVSSFQVLKVLHLYFCSGLQSLGSPSMFAALIQLEELQIFNCDSLQEVISKEIEGEEILEKVINFPKLKRLSLLNCCKMERFYRGSYNLKFPNLKSLHLACNDKFTNFDGLENSTTLFSDKIVFPYLEELNVHEGSNQVLKLWNWSSSVVQGESESGSISFNPVPNLQILTLGGVIGLVSIPHSVTHKLSHLNVNKFNYIKSLFSVSAVGEEALCTYSQLPGLKNLSVGNCESLEQLFETEDGDTQILCESLIEMTLKKMPELKIFSLHLLKNIHTLSIAGLSWKYVFSADLFIKGKEQLQLLENLNIDYCDSMEVIIMDELVGDGEESVYSFSSLKILKLERLDITKFASKPNTGIQFPSLESIEMKRCANIQSFWSGSFMAPKLKQVQLEGCGNMQCFLSEKRNVVRELSFLETVEISKCASLLSFTPQPLIAPKLHHVALDWCHKMKWFIRGDPNNNDIVKLPSLESVSITCCQRMKSFSSGGMEAPKLCELKVQDQDYSKSANEELQSMLANLPSYSEREEEEEEEEEEYTDGDKELEELRTEEQGKDKSQEEQGKDKSQEEQSMK, encoded by the exons ATGGAAGAAATGGCTAATCCGCGGAAGATGACAAGAGTGACTGCCACTTGGCGGAAGAGTTTAATGGAGTTGATTGAGGGGGAACAAATGAAGAAGCTTATGAAAGAAGAAAGGGTTATGAAAGAAGAAAGGGTGGCTGAAATTGTGGTGAAGATGATAGAACGTCCTCTTTTGAGGAAGTTATGGGAAGAGGATAGAGAGATTTTTGACATTTTTGTCCATGTGGTGAAGAAGAAGTGCAGTCCACAGGTTGTTAGTGGAGAAGTTGATGTTGAGGAGGATGCTGATTACACGAAAGTCGCCAAGATAGCTAGCAATGTTTTGAAGGATATTGCTGAAGAATTTAAGGAGTTCATAAAAAAGGATGACACGACGGTTGCTGTGGTTAAGCTGTTAACCGATGATGATCTAGAGAAGCTCAGGAGAGACGGGGACGAGATGGATGAGATGTTGCGTAAAGCAGAGGATTTCATTCTAAACGAGGTTGAGCTTAATGATCATAATGAAGAGGAATTACCACTCCTTAAACATGACAAGGATGTCCAACTAGTTAATGAAAGTATCATCAATGAGAAAGTTGGAGGTTGGCGTAGACGTATGGGGAGCTTGATGACTTTTCTGGATGACGAGAACTTCAAGAAGGGATTGCCAGAAGGTGCAATGCTAGGGTTGGAAGTCATGGATGCTTTGAGCAAGCGTTCGGGGTCTGAGGAGGTTAAAGAAAATGGCAATTCACACAGGTACCGTGGCTGTTGTGTCGTTCGACTCAAAGGTTATCGTCATCGTCATGATATGAGTGTATTAGCTGAAATTATGGTTGAGGCTATAAAGCCTATGATTGATGGGTGTCCCCTTGGTTCGGGTCCTTTAACGAGACATAAAAGACCAGATGAACTCGAAAATATTCTCGGTGACTTCATGGAGGGCTTCGAGTCCAGAGAAGCAATTCTGCGGAAAATATTGATAGATTTAAAAGATGATCAAGTTAACATTATTGGTGTATATGGCATGGGCGGTTGCG GAAAAACAACTCTGGCAAAAGAAGTTGCCTACAAAAGAGCTACTGATTTATTCGATACAAGAGTAGTGGTAGAGGTTTCCGAAGTTCCAAATATTAAAGGCATTCAGAATCAAATCGCTGGAGGAATTGGCTTGACATTGGAAGATATGCTCACTATAGCTGAACGAGCGCGCATTCTTTATAATCAACTGAAGTCAGAGAAAAAGAAAATACTGATAATCCTTGACAACGTATGGAAGAAACTTAAGTTAGATGAAGTGGGAATTCCTTACAAAACTACTAAAGATTTCTGTTGTAAACTCTTGATTACAACAAGGGAAAAACGGGTGTGTAGCCTTATGGATGTCCAGGAAGCTAATATGTTTGAGGTGGGTTTATTGAACGAAAGAGAAGCcttaaaactttttgaaaaacAAGCTGAAAAGAAAGTGGGTAGTGGAGAATTCAAAGACGTGGCAGATAGATTATTGAGGAAGTGTGGTGGGTTACCTCTAGCAATTACCACGACAGCGAGTGCCTTAAAGGGTAAAAATCTGCGAATGTGGTCTCATTTTGCTGAGACATCCGAAAAGCCTATCTCGAGTCAAATTAGTAGTGAGTATCGTGAGACATACTCAATTCTTGAAACAAGTTACAAGCTTGTTGATATAGAAGAAAAAATGATTTTTCTATTTCTTGCTTGTTTATCTCCGCTCGATTTGGCTATAACAGTGGATGACTTGATGAGATATGGTATTGGGTTAGATTTATTTCAACGTGTCAATAGTGTTTCAGAAGCCACGGAGCAGGCAAATGCGTGGGCTAACGAACTTATTTCATCGTCATTGTTATTAAAAGGTGATTCTAATGGTGAAGTCAAGATTCATGATCTTGTTCGTGCATCTGCTATCTCATTTATTGACAAAG GCAAAGAGCGCATGACCTTAGTTGAAAGTATCCCTCGATGGATGTGTAAGGAGACGTTTAAGAAATTCAGAGCCATATCATTGATGTCTGGTCATGATTTTTCTCAACTGTCTGGAGTAAAAGCTCCTCTGCTTGAAATTTTGTTATTAAAAGGCGACGTATCCCTAACAACTCTaccttctgatttcttcgaaggaaTGAAGAATTTAAAGGTTGTAAGTCTATCAAATGTAAACTTTAATATGGGATTACCAGAATCAGTGGGGGAATTGGAGCGTCTACAAACATTGCATTTGCACAACTGTATGTTGAAAGACATTAAATTGATTGGTAAGTTGGTGAGCCTTCTTGTTCTTAGCTTGCGCGGATCAACGTTGGAAGAATTAGCCATTGAAATTGGGGAATTGTGCAATCTTCGGTTGTTGGATATAGAAGGGTGCAAGGGTATGAAAAGGATCCCGGCTAATATATTATCCCGTTTATCTCATTTAGAAGGTCTTTACATGCTCAATGGTTTTGACGGTTGGGCATCTACAAATATCGAAGTTAACGATGAAGATGGGTCTTGCCAGGCAAGTGGAAGTGAACTAGACAGGTTGTCTCACCTTAATGTTCTTGAAATGGAGGTATCTAAAACTGAACAATTGTTGACCGTGAATAATGGCCAGCTGATGGAGCAACTGGGGAAGTTCAAAATACGTGTTCGCAATCCTGACGGAAGTCACGAAGAATTACCTGTGTTCCGTAATGTTATGGAGCTGATTGATATAGTTCCAAGTCCAAACAGTGGGTTAAGAGCGTTGCTAAAAAAAACCGAGTGTTTGGTACTAAGAGATTGTCTTAGGCTCACCAAGAATGCTGTCCCTGAGTTGGACGAGGACGGTTTTAAGGACTTGAAGTATTTGAAAGTTCAAATTTGTGATATGAAATCTCTAATCAGCTCAAATGAACAAAATGAGTCAATGGTATTTGCAAATCTGGAGATTTTGGAGCTAGAATGTATGAACAACTTAGAGATGATATGTGATGGGAAAGTTCCAGCAGGAATATTCTCTAATCTCCGTCGACTCAATTTAACTGAGTTGCCCACCTTGGAACGTGGGTTGTGTTTGACTTCCGGTTTGCTTCAGTTGAATGAGGTTTCTGTTGAATCCTGTCGATCATTGAAATTCATTGCTTACAAGGATGCAAAAACAGCAATAGACGAGACAAAAGTTGATATGTTTCCTTGTTTGAAATCACTTGACCTAAGCTGGGCCTCTAGACTATCCAGCGTGATGGGGCAGTCAGGAAATGAGGAGTTTGCTCTCTTCAATGCAGAA AGCAAATATCCATCTCTTGAGAATTTCAAATTGTGGGGTAATTATGCAATTCAGACACTCTGGAGTAGAACAAATTACGTTTCCAGCTTTCAAGTTTTGAAGGTTCTACATCTTTATTTTTGTTCCGGGTTGCAGAGCTTAGGTTCTCCATCTATGTTTGCTGCACTTATCCAACTTGAAGAACTGCAGATATTTAACTGTGACAGTTTACAAGAAGTCATAAGCAAAGAGATAGAAGGGGAGGAAATTCTTGAAAAAGTGATTAATTTTCCCAAATTGAAACGTCTGTCCTTGTTAAATTGTTGTAAAATGGAAAGGTTCTATAGAGGAAGTTATAATCTTAAGTTCCCTAATCTGAAATCACTGCATTTGGCATGCAACGATAAATTCACTAATTTTGACGGGTTAGAAAACTCAACCACCCTATTCTCTGATAAG ATTGTATTTCCATACCTAGAGGAATTGAACGTACATGAAGGGTCAAACCAAGTTTTGAAGCTATGGAATTGGTCATCATCAGTTGTGCAAGGAGAAAGTGAAAGCGGTAGTATCTCATTTAACCCTGTTCCAAACTTGCAAATATTAACACTTGGTGGGGTCATTGGGTTGGTGTCCATTCCTCATTCGGTGACTCATAAGTTGTCCCACTTGAATGTCAATAAATTCAACTATATCAAATCCCTATTCTCGGTTTCGGCAGTAGGTGAGGAGGCCTTATGTACATATTCACAACTTCCAGGCTTAAAAAACCTTTCTGTTGGTAATTGTGAGTCATTGGAACAATTGTTTGAAACCGAAGACGGTGATACTCAAATATTATGTGAAAGTCTAATAGAAATGACATTAAAAAAAATGCCAGAACTGAAGATTTTCTCCTTGCATTTACTCAAAAATATTCACACCCTCTCTATTGCTGGATTAAGTTGGAAATATGTATTTTCAGCTGATCTATTCATTAAGGGTAAAGAACAACTCCAACTCCTCGAAAATCTCAATATTGACTACTGTGATAGCATGGAAGTAATAATCATGGATGAGCTAGTGGGTGATGGCGAAGAAAGCGTTTATAGTTTTTCTAGCCTTAAGATCCTAAAGTTAGAGCGTTTGGATATCACCAAGTTTGCCTCCAAACCAAACACTGGAATACAATTTCCATCACTTGAGAGTATTGAAATGAAGAGATGTGCTAATATACAATCATTTTGGTCAGGATCCTTTATGGCTCCAAAACTAAAACAAGTGCAACTAGAAGGTTGTGGTAATATGCAGTGTTTTCTGTCTGAAAAAAGGAATGTAGTTCGAGAACTGTCATTTTTAGAGACGGTGGAGATTAGTAAGTGTGCAAGTCTATTGTCATTCACCCCCCAGCCTTTAATTGCGCCTAAACTGCATCATGTGGCTCTAGATTGGTGCCACAAAATGAAGTGGTTTATACGCGGAGATCCAAATAATAATGATATTGTGAAATTGCCGTCCTTGGAGAGTGTTTCTATTACATGCTGCCAACGTATGAAATCCTTCTCATCAGGAGGAATGGAAGCTCCCAAACTATGTGAATTGAAAGTTCAAGATCAGGACTATTCAAAGTCTGCAAATGAGGAGCTGCAATCTATGTTGGCGAACCTGCCCAGCTATTCCGAAAG agaagaagaagaagaagaagaagaagaagaatacaCTGATGGAGATAAAGAGCTGGAGGAGCTACGCACTGAAGAGCAAGGCAAGGACAAATCGCAAGAAGAGCAAGGCAAGGACAAATCCCAAGAAgaacaaagcatgaaatga